One window from the genome of Acidobacteriota bacterium encodes:
- a CDS encoding triose-phosphate isomerase codes for MRTPVLAANWKMHKTIAEATAFTTAFLPLVAGVDDAEIVLAPPFTALAAVAAACRGSNVAAAAQNVHWEPGGAFTGEISLAMVQDTGAGHVIVGHSERRHLFGEDDAAVNRKTRAVLAAGLTPIVCIGETLAEREADETAAVLDRQIDGGLANVTAERIASLVIAYEPVWAIGTGRTATPDQAQEAHAHVRRRLAALAGRGAADRCRLLYGGSVKPANAADLSAQPDVDGALVGGASLDPHSFAAIVDTCREAP; via the coding sequence ATGCGTACGCCCGTCCTGGCCGCCAACTGGAAGATGCACAAGACGATCGCCGAGGCGACCGCGTTCACGACGGCGTTCCTGCCTCTGGTGGCCGGCGTCGACGACGCCGAGATCGTGCTCGCGCCCCCGTTCACGGCGCTCGCGGCGGTGGCCGCCGCGTGCCGCGGCAGCAACGTCGCCGCCGCCGCCCAGAACGTCCACTGGGAGCCGGGGGGCGCGTTCACCGGCGAGATCAGCCTGGCCATGGTGCAGGACACGGGAGCGGGCCACGTCATCGTCGGCCACTCGGAGCGGCGCCACCTGTTCGGCGAGGACGACGCTGCGGTCAACCGCAAGACGCGGGCGGTCCTCGCGGCCGGCCTGACGCCCATCGTCTGCATCGGCGAGACGCTCGCCGAGCGCGAGGCCGACGAGACCGCGGCGGTGCTCGACCGGCAGATCGACGGCGGGCTGGCCAATGTGACGGCCGAGCGGATCGCCTCCCTGGTGATCGCCTACGAGCCGGTCTGGGCCATCGGCACCGGACGCACGGCCACGCCCGACCAGGCGCAGGAGGCCCACGCGCACGTCCGCCGGCGCCTCGCCGCGCTGGCCGGCCGGGGGGCCGCCGACCGCTGCCGCCTGCTGTACGGCGGCAGCGTCAAGCCCGCCAACGCCGCCGACCTGTCCGCGCAGCCGGACGTCGACGGGGCGCTCGTCGGCGGCGCCAGCCTCGACCCGCACAGCTTCGCCGCGATCGTCGACACGTGTCGGGAAGCACCGTGA
- the secG gene encoding preprotein translocase subunit SecG — MRTLAPRPTHPGISPTLLPVRARPPHARPLADPPGRHRSQKSAGSTTPLGVSLVAVLTMIASGVYVLACLLLILVVLLQQGKGGDIAAAFGGGGTQAAFGARAGASLLTRVTTVLGTLFMAGSLLLAIIGQRGPSSVLGGLDAPEAAPVEVEEPATLPEPAATDDESESGDSATTEDPQ, encoded by the coding sequence ATGCGCACACTGGCACCACGGCCCACGCATCCCGGAATCTCACCGACTCTACTTCCCGTTCGCGCACGACCGCCTCACGCACGGCCTCTTGCGGATCCGCCGGGTCGCCACAGGTCCCAGAAATCCGCAGGCAGCACGACGCCGCTTGGAGTATCATTGGTGGCTGTGCTGACCATGATCGCATCCGGCGTCTACGTGCTCGCGTGCCTGCTGCTGATTCTCGTCGTGCTGCTTCAGCAGGGCAAGGGAGGCGACATCGCCGCCGCATTCGGCGGCGGGGGCACCCAGGCCGCCTTCGGCGCGCGCGCCGGGGCCTCGCTGCTGACCCGCGTGACGACGGTGCTCGGCACGCTGTTCATGGCCGGCTCGCTGCTCCTGGCGATCATCGGCCAGCGAGGACCGAGCTCGGTGCTCGGCGGCCTCGACGCGCCGGAAGCGGCCCCGGTCGAGGTCGAGGAGCCGGCGACGTTGCCCGAGCCGGCCGCGACGGACGACGAGTCCGAGAGCGGGGATTCGGCGACGACCGAGGACCCGCAGTAG